A stretch of the Neofelis nebulosa isolate mNeoNeb1 chromosome 1, mNeoNeb1.pri, whole genome shotgun sequence genome encodes the following:
- the LOC131509484 gene encoding uncharacterized protein LOC131509484, whose translation MDPHLPTLEGPSCRWARPEPRMPPGLNREQAWAWALDNFPALSRPSCQRPQLCGDWNPGACGRLSHACPWHGDGPRLERGQKRCRDPHVPAETAMELQSPPREAHATDRVARWTLNRPGDASASGGGQTHGQTASRSPGCPRKLLKTVAQSKVEAGEGKNSSIVVGAHSTPSTDALEGARDTLWGPHSVCVDFSSLDWRDRDEP comes from the coding sequence ATGGACCCCCATCTGCCCACGCTGGAAGGGCCGTCTTGCAGGTGGGCACGTCCGGAGCCCCGCATGCCCCCGGGCCTGAACCGAGAACAGGCCTGGGCCTGGGCGCTGGATAACTTCCCGGCGCTGAGCCGCCCCTCCTGCCAACGCCCCCAGTTGTGCGGGGACTGGAACCCCGGTGCGTGCGGGAGGCTGAGCCACGCTTGCCCTTGGCACGGAGATGGTCCCCGGCTTGAGAGGGGCCAGAAACGCTGTCGAGACCCTCACGTCCCGGCTGAGACCGCGATGGAGCTACAGTCACCTCCACGAGAGGCACATGCGACAGACCGTGTTGCCCGATGGACCCTGAACCGGCCAGGAGATGCCAGCGCCAGCGGAGGTGGCCAGACCCACGGCCAGACCGCCTCCAGGAGCCCAGGCTGTCCCCGGAAGCTGCTGAAAACCGTGGCTCAAAGCAAGGTGGAAgctggagagggaaagaattccAGCATCGTCGTCGGGGCCCACAGCACCCCTTCAACCGATGCGCTGGAAGGAGCCCGAGACACCCTATGGGGCCCTCATTCTGTCTGTGTGGACTTCTCCTCGCTGGACTGGCGGGACCGAGATGAACCTTGA